A stretch of DNA from Labrus mixtus chromosome 6, fLabMix1.1, whole genome shotgun sequence:
AACAAAAATAACTCCGCAAGATCCACATGGtaaagtttgaaaaacaaactacaaactaTATTCAgtataaaaatgattttccaGAGTCCACGTTAAATGAGAAATGTCACAGTAAGAACTTAAAAGTCTCGCTCCTCATGGCACATTTCCAGTCACAAGAcagttgcatgtttttctcttttctgcattaaaaaatacatcatgCTGATTCTCTTCAGGAAGACACagtaacagtaaaaaaacaaaacaaaagaaaacacgtGGGCTGAACTCCAAGCAGAAAATGTGACCTCTGGTTCTATTTGGTAAATCAAACTGTAATGAAGAAAGCCACACTGTTACACGTTAAtctaaacaacacaaactctAAAACAATTATTATTCAGCTGGAAATGGCCCAGATCATCaatttgaacacacacacacagaaacacaagagatCAGAGTCCATGGTGAAAGTAGAGGAAGGGAGCAAAGCGGCTGATGggtcatcacttcctgtcaaagTTCATCTTTTCCCcatgttgtctttttgtttttggcttGATCAGCACTCAAAACAGTCCAGAGTGATGTTTGAGATTCGATGTGTAAACGTGTACTGTAAAAGTGTAATAGCTAGTAACATAGTTTACAAATAGTTAATAGTATTACTGGTTAATCATGACAGACAAAACTAGAGTTGAAGAGcctcatttataaaagaaaatatgtcatGATGACCTTTTTTACACAATGTCATGTAATTATGATTTTAAGAATATGAAACAAAGTGAACTAAACTTATGACTTgtgaaaatgttgatgttttaacATTTCCAGGTTATTGGGTGCAgaataacttttttattaatGGGGCTCTGTGACGCTGTGTTCATGTCGTCTTTGTAAGAACTATTTGAGCTCATGATGTGTGTTGGGATCAATGGCATCGTTTGGAAACATGAGGAACagcacacgttcacacactgctcaaattaaaactaaataaaattcAGTAACTACTGTCGCTGAGGTGGTTGAGACAAGTCTCTACTGTACACTTAAGAATACTTTTCCCCTGTTTGCCGCGTCCTCTCCTGAACAGGGTGAGGACCGGGAGTGTTGGATGGTGAGGTGGTCTAATGAAGATCTTAGATCATGGCACGGAAAGCAAATGATACAGCAGCACCCAGAGCTAAGCCCAGGGACAAGAAGAAGGCCATGATGGCCCCTGCCGTCTCTGCCTCATGCTGTGACACCTTCCTGTACGGAGAGAGCAGAGGGACAAAGTTCATCAGGattgtttatgtttaaatataaaCTCTGTGTAATCacgatgtgtgtgttgttcttacttTGGTCCAAAGCACATGCAGAGACTGGCCAGGTATCCGttggaaaaggagaagaagatcATGAAGATGATGTACCAGGCGTCGTGAGAGAACAGCACGGGGAGATAGTAGCGAGGCTGGACGTTACACAGCATGAAGAGGGGGATGAAGATGACCCGCAGAACCACAAACACAGGTAGCCAGATGCTGTCTTTAccgggctgcagagagagaagcaaagCATTGTGAACTACAGCGACCGACAGGAGACTCAAAACACCAACACCATATGCTATATgcatatattatatatagagATTACATTAGAAAAACAGTCTGCAGCTGTGGTATGATACAATTTAAAACTAGAATTATTTATCAAGTTACCAAGAAAAATGGATCAAGTTCTTTGCTTTTATTCTACCACTTGTCAGGATTTTCTCATTTACCTTTCTAAAACAAGAATGAACGGATTTTGTGGTTTTCGACAGCTGGCCTGACAAAGAAAGGAGTGAAGGCATCGCCTTCAACTCGAGGAATAAGTGATGCTAATTTTTTTCTGACctgctacagaaaaaaaaaataatctaaatattCATCAACAATAAGTTGAATCTTATACCATAAACTATGTTTGCAAAATATTTGTATCTGATGTTTGTCtccgcttaaaaaaaaatgtagggaAAAAGCATGCTGACATCTTTAAACAATATTctacatttcttattttcttttacaatgttttagtttctctgcccataaaaaaaacctcttaaacTAGTTTTGATATTAAATGTTGTACACATGGTTTGAAATCAAAGTTTAgttcaataaaaaacatgacctCTCAAAGCCCCTCAGAGGAAACCTGCACATGACCCTCTAATTGttgccaaataaataaatgcagagTCCCAGAGCAGCTGACTACAGTTCTCTTCAGTTAGAGTACACGGCTAACTTCCTGttctgtttgaaaataatttattcAATTTCATCATTTCCTCTAAATAGCAGAGCATTGAAGCAGTTTGTCAATGTTATTGTTTTCCAGGGGCAACCAGAGTCcattaaccctgaaatgagggaaactctgggttttctgtttcagaaggggaggtcactcaaactTAAACGAGCCCCAGGCAACATTCCAATAAAAACCATTGAGATACCAAAACCATTTTATCAGTCACAGCagtgacaaagaaaacactccACTCACCACAAAAGTCTGCTTTCAGCAACAAAACATGTCTCCTTATGTTCCCTTTCCAACTCTAAGTGTCAAAAATGTCCCCACCATTCCACTTATGACTCAGGTTTCACCATGTGTCAACATTTACAAAGGCTTTCATAAGTGTCAACATGTGTTTATCATCAAAAGCCTTCTAGAGAACAGCAGATATCTTTAAACATCACCATAAGTTATTTCAAATGGAATTTACAAAGCTAATGTTTGTACAGAGAGATTGATGTAAATAGATTGATGAATTGAATTATTGATAGAACTACTAACCATTAATCATTGTAGTTACAACAAACTGGTACATTTTGAAAACGACTCTCTCGTAATTTGCAGATATTGAGGCTGTCTGCTTCTCAAAAGACCTGAAAGCACCAACAACATCACCATCATTTCAAGTTTCCCCTGAAGAGATCCACTGAACCTGCAAAGAGCTGGCTGTGCCTTTCAAGTAAATCAGCCGTCTATGAACCTAAAAGAGAAGTCCAAACCTTCAGAGAAAGTTAGAAGCACCGAGTCTGATGGTTAAAATAGTTTCTACTGACCCACATACAGAAGGCCGTCAGACTCCTGCCAGCCCAGTCCATCATgttaaagaggaggaaacatgacACAGGGATGAAGTACGTTTCTGAAGtgagagaaaaatcaaacaagatGTTAACAATTTAATATCCATCCAAGCAAAGAGTGCACTTAAAAGAGACAGATTTCCAGTGGAATAGTCCTTTAAGTAGAAtgaatgtgttaaataaaaaactccTAGGAACTCGTTATGGAGTTAAGACAAAGACTTAATGACGAAGGCTGATTGTTTAAAGGTCTTTGTAGCAGTGTCGTGACAAAGAGGCTTTTTAACTGTTAAACAGAGAATGCCTTGAAGTTTGTCTTGTAATAAGATGTCTTCATGTATCCTGATCCAAAGAGTGAACATTTAGAGTTCAGGAAGAGCTGAGCTGTTTTTTACTAGACACTGTACGACACACTGAATGTGCTTAGAGGATCACATGTGTAACTCATACAGGCTGCAGTGAAGGTAAAGGCCAAAGATAAGTCCACACTACAGTAAAATATAAATCCATCCTTTCAACActtttgtattttccttttaattGATTTCCACAGCTCAAAAGACGAGAAATATTTGGAATAGAAAGAGGGGATGACACAAAGCGTTCAGAATCTGACCAGCCCACTGCAGCGAGCAGTACATGAGGcatatgttcttcaggtgagcTATCCAGGTGCCTGACACAGTTTTACTTCTGACAGCAAACAGAGAAATTAGTTGTAACTTTTTTCAATTGTCTAGAAACTCTGTTTCCTTAACAACAGAAGGCACTCTGTCTGGGGTTAGGAGTTTCAAATCTTCCCAGCCTGCTATCTTCATGttgtgaaacaaacaaagttttgtttctaaaaTTGTGTGGGACTCACCCCAGGCGCCTCCGTTGGCTACTGTTGTCTTGACCTCGACTGTGACTGCCGGGAAAGTACCGATGGTGACAGTGAAGATGAAGCACACGGATAGAGCCATCACCCGGATCTGATTAGAGAGCACAAGACCAATAGAATCAATATTATGTGAGCAGTTCAATGTGGTGCATACAGGTGAACGATGCTGTGTCAGGTCAGCTTCTTTAACCACATTTATTCATAGCTCAAATAAAGCTGTGAGGACTTTTGGCTTATTTCATTATTGTTTCTTTCTTACAAAGTGCTGAAGTCAGTTCACCTGTTTGAAGATGCTGAACACAGACACGCTGGGTTTGAGCTCCTCGTCCGTCAGACTCACCACAGGTATCTTCTCTGCAGCACTATCTGAgtaacaaacatacacacaaacagctgtttctctttttttaatcacatgtgaCACTGAGTTCGGACCTTTACTCCACTTTGGAGCGACTGTTTATACATACAAGCTTTTTAATTATACAGTGTTTCCATTACACTCTCACACAGCCGTATAAATAATGTCACAGACGTACAGGGGGGCAGTCGAGGTGTCACCATAACACAAACTGCGACAAACACAGTGGCCTTGGTTTCCATGGTCATTTTGTGGTTAAGAAGGAAAACTTCTGGCCGTGAGAAAGAGGCTTAGATGGAGACATGGCTGACACAAAGTCAATCGATATAACAATACAGGATTCGGTCATTCGGTTGatgagatattaaaaaaatgtctctagGTGTACTGTTTGTACCTTTCCTGAGCAAGTCCATCTTGTTCTCCTCGTCAGCAGAGGGTCTGGGCACATTGCTCTCCATGTAGTACTGGAAAAACTCCtgttgaaataaacaaataatacataacgtaaaaatggattttaaaaaacagggcAGAGATGGAGTCAGTTCTCGTTGGCGGTTGTGTTTCTGTCATTAAACAGAATttggacaaaaataaataaaacaatgtccCTAAAAATTGCTTGGGTTAAAGAGAATACAAGCTCTTACCATTCTGGGCAGAATGATGTAGGACATTATGGCCAACAGGATAACAACACAGGCTGTGATGAAGTAACCAAAAGCGCTGTCCTGCAGGGCTGATCcagctacagacacacagaaaatcaTCAGTGGGTATTGAGACTTCTATAAGTGTTCAATGAATgcaattgtttttcttgtggGCTCAGCTTTCAGAACATTTCTGTTCCTTTAAGGAAGCATCTTCTTTAAATGAACATTCAAAATCATATGAGAAGTATAATTCTTAAGGAAATAAAGTCACTGGCTAAAAGGTTCAACTAGGttatcttggaaaaaaaaaaaacggagatTGACAAAAATGTCAATCTTAGTAGCATCAGTATATCTTCAGGTGCTTTATCCACCACCTGTTTGTCCACATTTAGAAGTAGTGTACTTGTGGTTTGACATACAGGCCAGTGCACAGATCATGGAGAAAGCAGCGAAGGTGCCGGCCAGCCCCTGTCCGCTCATGATGGGTGTGGTGTAGGAGGCAGGCAGAATCCCTGCTAGCCCGAACAGACTGCTCTGAAGAATCGCCCCGAACgctggggagggagagaaaaaaacaagacaaggaTGTTTGAGAATAACTACACTTTGAAAAGTCActgacacagaagaagaagaaaacaatgcTAACAGAAAAAGATGCAGCAgagaacatttttgtaaatggcAGGGTTTTACATTATTGTTATATAATAACTGTCTTCTGAATTTACACAGCTTGTAGCCTGAAAGGCTTTTTTATAAAATCTTGCAACACTTGGATCGATTACAAGCATCTGTACATCAACTTTGAAATTTAATTAGCTGCAGGAATCTGTGAACATGTGTCCAATGAGAGGAATGTGCGGCCATGGAGATATGAAAGCATCAATGTCATGACACCCTCCTCTCTAAATCAAACACTCATGAGGCTGTTCCACAGGAGGACGTGGGGGTCAGGGCTGGCCCGACGGCGATAAAAAGGGGGTGAGCTTTTCCCTGCTGCTGAGTGAGTCATTGTAAATAAACACTCACTGTGGGATTACACACTGTGTTCTGAAACTCAGTGTGGTgctagagagagagtgaaagattTTCCAAACACAGGGCATGCAGAAGAGGATCAAAGAGGCAAACACGTGGAAATAATCATTTGCATGAGTTCAAAATGGAAATAAGATATAGACAATCCTTCAGTGAATACATTCAAATACAACGGCGGTACATTAAAAGCTACCTGCATGACCTCCAGGTTTTGATTTAACTTTATGTCATCCCAGAGGCTGTGGATTGTGTTACATTATACACAGGTTTCTCTCATATTCAGTCTAACATCATTGATATCACTTGGTCTACTGTCTGGCTGTCTTAGAGCCACAGTTTGAGGGATTCTGAGACAAAGgaaacaacagagacaaaatAAGACATTTCTGTAAGATTTTTTCATCCTCTTAATTGCAAACAATCTGTAAAAATGTGGTTTTGTTGTTATCAGAGAAATACCTGTCCTGACCTTCTAATCCAAATAAGGACTTCAGTCAGTATTTTGCAACATTCATTGCAAAAATTCGACAATACAAATGATGACAAGTATGAAAAGTCTGATGCAGCGAGCTTTTGAAAGTTTACTTGTAAAATTCCAAACTCTTCCAACTAAAGTATTTGTTTGAGGAGAAGCTCACCGCTACTAGAAACCAAAATGACAGCTCCTGAGTAATCTTAGAATCCTGCTGACTCAACAGATTTGTGACTTCTCTTAAGTGCTAAACGCATCAAAATAACCTCACTCCTATGAggagaatctaaacttagatgAACAGCATGAGACTGAAGAGttcaattatcaaaaaaacacccaaactCTAATACTTGTGATTTGGGTGGGCTGGTTCACTGGACTTTGTTTCCCTAAAATATTATTGTCTTTTAATTTCACTCAGTACACTACATGACTTTTTTctgacacttttgtttttttgagtagACAGAGACTTTCTTTGCAGTTTTATAAAAAAGTATTATCATCAGAGCTGTATTTACTCAAACTCACAATTGATGCAGACAATTTTGATCATGGTGAGGGTAAAGAAGGCCAGTGGGGCCACGTTGACCTTGACAAGCACAGCCGTCAACAGGAAAACAACCAGGATGACCGTCAGGCTGCCAGAGATCCGCAGTTTCTGTGGAATCCTGAGTCACACAAAGTGAAATAACATTAGAGAATACTGCACAAGGCAGTTTTCAACACAACCAACTAAAGCCAACTGTGGAGAACATCAGCCACATTGATTCAGGATACTTCAAAACATTAATCATTGATTAAATGTATAATatctcattaaataaatcttgtgttaaagtataaaaaaacagttagttttcaaatgtataaataaactaCTTCTATATTCTTCATAAAAATGAGAagtgttgaaagaaaaaaaaagcaggaagtgaACAGCAGGATTCTCTTTAATCCAACAGGAAGTTTGAGGGAGTGCAGTACGTAGGAGAGTGTTATGATTCATTGTTGACCAGAAGTAAAAACTAACATTTTCTGATGTGATGATAAAAGGGTGAAGTTGAGGTCCTTTCAACACAAGGTtgaataaagaagaaataaagtgggttgttaaaaaaaaaagggagccaCCTGGCTATCTTCAGGCACACTCGCTTAATGACAAGGATCATGTTaagaagatgagaaaaaggGCATCTTTcccatgctgttttttttatgtacccTCATTCGTTAAAGGCTTTTCTTTATCCTGGTCTCTTAGCAAGTGTGTCTGAAGATAGCATGGTGGCTTTCCTCCCTTAAGGTCAATTGTTTATCTTCCAGAGCACCTGGCTTTCACCTGGAGTCTACCTCATTGCCACCATGAGCACCCAacatcctccttttcttctgtttaagaACACTTTTGAACttgaagaggaagaaagtagaaaaagacTCTGCAGAAGTAAAGGGAATGTATCCAGGATAGGAGCAGGAGTAAAGGAACAAAGGTGAAGGGGAGGAGGGAAAATTAAAAAGTAGATGTGGAGGGAGTTGAGAACATAAATAGCATTCCTGGGTGTGTATATGCATGGGAAGAGTTAGCCGTGATCAGGGTCAACCACAGAGATCTCTCAAATGCTACTCTAATTAAAGCAAACATTCTGGAGACATCATACAGGCAAACATTCACATTAAGGATCATGTTACCTGAGCGGCATGGGGTGAGAAGGGGagtgagaaggagagaaagaaagagcggGAAAGTGACAGTGCAGAATTTGCCTCAATAAGCTAAATCTTGGATTTTAAGCTTTTGTGCAACAAGATT
This window harbors:
- the LOC132975495 gene encoding equilibrative nucleoside transporter 1-like, translating into MTAIHAPRDKYNAVWIIFFILGLGTLLPWNFFMTATMYFTSRLKDSPSTDLSSNQTLNRTLDTGDTRNVLEAKFNNVMTLCAMVPLLIFTCLNSFIHQRIPQKLRISGSLTVILVVFLLTAVLVKVNVAPLAFFTLTMIKIVCINSFGAILQSSLFGLAGILPASYTTPIMSGQGLAGTFAAFSMICALASGSALQDSAFGYFITACVVILLAIMSYIILPRMEFFQYYMESNVPRPSADEENKMDLLRKDSAAEKIPVVSLTDEELKPSVSVFSIFKQIRVMALSVCFIFTVTIGTFPAVTVEVKTTVANGGAWETYFIPVSCFLLFNMMDWAGRSLTAFCMWPGKDSIWLPVFVVLRVIFIPLFMLCNVQPRYYLPVLFSHDAWYIIFMIFFSFSNGYLASLCMCFGPKKVSQHEAETAGAIMAFFLSLGLALGAAVSFAFRAMI